The Streptomyces sp. NBC_01689 genome includes a window with the following:
- a CDS encoding M28 family metallopeptidase produces the protein MKLSVPGRVTSAAIVTAVTLLTTGAISGAAPAPTTPAPTAAAAAPDIPVANVKSHLAQLQSIATANGGNRAHGRTGYKASVDYVKAKLDAAGFTTVLQQFTSSGRTGYNLVADWPGGDTSHVVMAGSHLDSVTAGPGINDNGSGSAAVLETALAVSRARYQPTRHLRFAWWGAEELGMVGSKYYVNSLSSANRAKISDYLNFDMIGSPNPGYFVYDDDPTIEKTFKDYFTGLGIATEPETEGDGRSDHSPFKNAGIPVGGLFSGADYIKTAAQAAKWGGTSGQAFDRCYHASCDTSSNINDTALNRNADALAYAVWGLSS, from the coding sequence ATGAAGCTCTCCGTTCCCGGGCGCGTCACCTCGGCCGCGATCGTCACGGCCGTCACGCTCCTCACGACCGGTGCGATATCCGGAGCGGCACCCGCCCCCACCACCCCGGCCCCCACCGCCGCGGCCGCCGCTCCCGACATCCCCGTGGCCAACGTCAAGAGCCACCTCGCCCAGCTCCAGTCGATCGCCACCGCCAACGGCGGCAACCGCGCGCACGGCCGCACCGGCTACAAGGCATCCGTCGATTACGTGAAGGCGAAGCTGGACGCGGCCGGATTCACCACGGTCCTCCAGCAGTTCACGTCCTCCGGCCGCACCGGCTACAACCTGGTCGCCGACTGGCCCGGCGGCGACACGAGCCACGTCGTGATGGCCGGCTCGCATCTCGACAGCGTGACCGCAGGCCCCGGCATCAACGACAACGGCTCCGGATCCGCCGCGGTCCTGGAGACCGCGCTCGCCGTCTCCAGAGCCCGGTACCAGCCCACCAGGCATCTGCGGTTCGCCTGGTGGGGCGCGGAGGAGCTGGGCATGGTCGGCTCGAAGTACTACGTCAACAGCCTGTCCTCGGCGAACCGGGCGAAGATCAGCGACTATCTGAACTTCGACATGATCGGCTCGCCCAACCCCGGCTACTTCGTCTACGACGACGATCCCACCATCGAGAAGACCTTCAAGGACTACTTCACCGGACTCGGCATCGCGACGGAGCCGGAGACGGAGGGCGACGGCCGCTCGGACCACTCGCCCTTCAAGAACGCGGGCATCCCGGTGGGCGGTCTCTTCAGCGGCGCCGACTACATCAAGACGGCGGCGCAGGCGGCCAAGTGGGGCGGCACGTCGGGGCAAGCCTTCGACCGCTGCTACCACGCCTCCTGCGACACCTCGTCGAACATCAACGACACGGCGCTGAACCGGAACGCGGACGCGCTGGCGTACGCCGTGTGGGGACTGTCCTCCTAG
- a CDS encoding tetratricopeptide repeat protein: MSRLSREQKRELKRQRSAAVPGGHTGEPAPAVEVHVPTSAAGATVEGVPLAVPPGETVQHAVLNHLHRIARATGHPVLARVHDERIGFVVPLQVHGDGSSRYAGEPVRLGTPPPPPAPLPPSSSPEPDVRPVPDRDREPDAEAARARDGRGRGGVPDGVPEEAPDDGPVVGPDDGPGGAVDGGPEPDPVPGSDLDQASEPASEPASGPIPEPAPGPVAEPAAAPVAKAVAPVWPEPVSDDVPEPEPVPGTFPAPASESFPAPAPGSLPEPTVWPEAPSTHVLREVQGPVPDAPLGVAVAPTGEFGPAPEMPPVPGPLPPAPARTTPTTGVVFARNPSLAAEAMTVMEPEPESRPTPPRGFDAVAESVLTPVVETEGAGFLAEPVTRINEAVKDGRIEEAAAMAERTVAEAARSLGPDHPEVLRLGELSAYIAYLTGDVLKAFHLSLDLARSHRRRRDPEAAYGNVQSAATAWRAVRDPAQGMNLGRVLIEVWTGLVADGGPAADDLDQLESARTRMSRLAGRARARSGEDADRVR, from the coding sequence ACGTCCGCCGCGGGCGCCACGGTGGAAGGCGTGCCTCTGGCCGTCCCGCCCGGCGAGACCGTGCAGCACGCGGTCCTGAACCACCTCCACCGGATCGCCCGCGCCACCGGGCACCCCGTCCTCGCCCGGGTCCACGACGAACGCATCGGCTTCGTCGTGCCGCTCCAGGTGCACGGGGACGGGTCGAGCCGGTACGCGGGCGAGCCGGTACGGCTGGGTACGCCGCCGCCTCCGCCGGCCCCGCTGCCGCCGTCGTCGTCACCGGAACCGGACGTGAGGCCGGTACCGGACCGCGACCGGGAACCGGACGCGGAGGCGGCCCGTGCCCGGGACGGCCGGGGCCGCGGTGGGGTCCCTGACGGGGTACCGGAAGAGGCTCCGGACGATGGGCCCGTCGTCGGTCCCGACGACGGGCCGGGCGGCGCCGTGGACGGTGGTCCCGAGCCGGACCCGGTGCCGGGATCGGACCTGGACCAGGCGTCGGAACCGGCCTCGGAGCCGGCCTCCGGGCCGATCCCGGAACCGGCCCCCGGTCCGGTCGCGGAGCCCGCGGCGGCCCCCGTCGCGAAGGCGGTCGCTCCGGTGTGGCCCGAGCCGGTCTCCGACGACGTGCCCGAGCCGGAACCCGTGCCCGGGACCTTCCCGGCCCCCGCGTCCGAATCCTTCCCGGCCCCCGCGCCCGGGAGCCTCCCGGAGCCTACGGTCTGGCCCGAGGCCCCGTCGACGCACGTCCTGCGGGAGGTCCAGGGGCCGGTGCCGGACGCCCCGCTCGGTGTCGCGGTCGCCCCGACGGGAGAGTTCGGCCCGGCACCGGAGATGCCTCCCGTGCCCGGGCCGCTGCCCCCCGCCCCCGCGCGGACGACCCCGACGACCGGAGTGGTCTTCGCACGGAATCCGTCACTGGCCGCGGAGGCCATGACCGTGATGGAACCCGAGCCGGAGTCCAGGCCCACGCCGCCGCGGGGCTTCGACGCCGTCGCCGAGTCGGTGCTGACGCCGGTGGTGGAGACGGAGGGCGCCGGGTTCCTCGCCGAGCCCGTGACGCGGATCAACGAAGCCGTGAAGGACGGCAGGATCGAAGAGGCCGCGGCGATGGCCGAGCGGACCGTGGCGGAAGCGGCGAGGTCGCTGGGACCCGACCACCCCGAGGTGCTGCGCCTCGGCGAACTCTCCGCGTACATCGCCTATTTGACCGGCGATGTGCTCAAGGCGTTCCACCTCTCGCTCGACCTCGCACGGTCCCACCGTAGGCGACGGGACCCGGAGGCGGCGTACGGAAACGTGCAGAGCGCGGCCACGGCCTGGCGCGCCGTCCGGGACCCCGCGCAGGGAATGAACCTGGGACGCGTCCTCATCGAGGTGTGGACCGGGCTGGTGGCCGACGGCGGCCCCGCCGCCGACGACCTCGACCAGCTCGAGTCGGCCCGTACCCGCATGAGCCGGCTCGCCGGACGTGCCCGGGCCCGCTCCGGTGAGGACGCGGACCGGGTCCGCTAG
- a CDS encoding VOC family protein, with protein sequence MTHTPPLHWKLVIDATDPHTQADFWAAALGYHVEDNSTLIERLLALGAAPPEATVESHGRRAWRDLIAVRHPDDPYEEETGIGQGRRLLFQRVPELKSAKNRLHLDVHAGPGRRAHEVARLQELGASVLRHVKEPGGEWVVMADPEGNEFCVQ encoded by the coding sequence ATGACACACACCCCGCCCCTCCACTGGAAACTCGTCATCGACGCGACCGACCCCCACACCCAGGCCGACTTCTGGGCGGCGGCCCTCGGGTACCACGTCGAGGACAACAGCACCCTCATCGAACGCCTCCTCGCCCTCGGCGCCGCCCCGCCGGAGGCCACCGTCGAGTCCCACGGCCGCCGCGCCTGGCGGGACCTGATCGCCGTACGGCACCCCGACGACCCGTACGAGGAGGAGACCGGAATCGGGCAGGGCCGCCGCCTGCTCTTCCAGCGCGTGCCGGAACTCAAGTCCGCGAAGAACCGGCTGCACCTCGACGTGCACGCGGGCCCCGGACGCCGCGCGCACGAGGTGGCCCGCCTCCAGGAACTGGGCGCGAGCGTCCTGCGGCACGTCAAGGAGCCGGGCGGCGAATGGGTGGTGATGGCCGACCCGGAGGGCAACGAGTTCTGCGTGCAGTGA